In Pyricularia oryzae 70-15 chromosome 2, whole genome shotgun sequence, one genomic interval encodes:
- a CDS encoding polysaccharide deacetylase has protein sequence MKFTSTIAILGLSASALARGHTKRSGSNGKIIYECTKPGVVAVTFDDGPSNLTDQLLDILAKAGAKVTFFLTGVNIEPHREVVARAHREGHQLAQHTWSHKHMSELSPQERADEMLRPEAAFAKILGLFPTYMRPPYGECNADCEDQLGDLGYHVINWNIDTNDLDWRGNMDMSKRIVDTRLTKDVSGPIVLAHDMKHTIEILAAHIISTAKAHGLKMVTSLPAEIFGYIIRHLDLPDLASLRSICRWMQRILVLLIFRSVTVRELRLVIRYHGFGDWRCQYMEKDTALPDAETCYAVVLPSGGIPNSLKGLLGDNNLLLNLGSVVVEFPGSVGAMESIAATKLGRPLFGPGPTSAQSHRPSPTPSLIARSRLATRRGGRFRASLYCCRARVGKIMSSGTLRLFVRCQISWHYDEIVDFVGRLCGWRRPAVDTNCWPHLPEVLIKNLQLKHLEFAAAQTAASDAAFDVIWLPQAYKGPVPPVQG, from the exons ATGAAGTTTACGAGCACTATTGCAATCCTTGGGCTCAGCGCCTCCGCCCTTGCCCGTGGGCATACCAAGCGTAGCGGTAGCAACG gcAAAATAATTTACGAATGCACGAAGCCCGGCGTCGTCGCAGTTACCTTTGATGACGGCCCCAGCAACTTGACCGACCAGCTTctcgacattctggccaagGCGGGAGCCAAAGTCACCTTTTTCCTGACTGGCGTCAACATCGAGCCTCACCGGGAGGTCGTCGCCCGCGCCCACCGCGAGGGCCACCAGCTCGCCCAGCATACGTGGTCGCACAAGCACATGTCGGAGCTCAGCCCCCAGGAGCGCGCTGACGAGATGCTCCGGCCCGAGGCGGCCTTTGCCAAGATTCTCGGCCTTTTCCCGACGTACATGCGCCCGCCGTATGGCGAATGCAACGCCGACTGCGAGGACCAGCTCGGCGATCTCGGCTACCACGTCATCAATTGGAACATTGATACTAatg ATTTAGACTGGCGCGGCAATATGGACATGTCGAAGCGCATTGTTGACACGAGGTTGACAAAAGACGTCAGCGGCCCTATCGTGTTGGCGCACGACATGAAACACACAATCGAGATCTTGGCCGCCCATATCATCAGCACCGCCAAGGCGCACGGCCTGAAAATGGTTACG TCGCTGCCCGCTGAGATCTTTGGATATATTATCCGTCACCTCGACCTGCCTGACCTGGCTAGTTTGCGCAGCATCTGCCGCTGGATGCAAAGAATCTTGGTGCTCCTGATTTTCCGATCCGTCACAGTCCGCGAGTTGAGGCTGGTAATTAGGTATCATGGTTTTGGCGACTGGAGATGCCAGTATATGGAAAAGGATACCGCATTGCCGGATGCGGAAACATGCTATGCTGTGGTGCTCCCAAGCGGCGGGATTCCCAACAGTTTGAAAGGGCTCCTAGGTGATAACAACCTACTGTTGAACCTGGGAAGCGTCGTGGTCGAGTTCCCCGGCAGTGTCGGCGCCATGGAATCTATCGCGGCGACAAAATTGGGACGACCGCTTTTCGGACCTGGCCCAACCAGCGCGCAAAGCCACCGGCCGTCACCCACGCCATC GCTGATTGCGAGGTCGCGGCTTGCGACTCGGCGAGGCGGGCGTTTCCGTGCGAGTTTGTACTGTTGTCGCGCGAGGGTTGGAAAGATTATGTCGAGTGGCACACTACGTCTGTTCGTCAGGTGTCAGATCAGCTGGCATTACGATGAAATCGTCGACTTTGTTGGTAGGCTTTGCGGCTGGCG CCGGCCGGCCGTCGATACGAACTGTTGGCCCCATCTCCCAGAAGTCCTCATCAAGAACCTGCAGTTGAAGCATTTGGAATTTGCAGCTGCGCAAACAGCTGCTTCTGATGCTGCGTTTGACGTGATTTGGTTGCCTCAGGCGTATAAAGGCCCTGTGCCCCCGGTGCAGGGATGA